The following proteins come from a genomic window of Streptococcus pneumoniae:
- a CDS encoding GNAT family N-acetyltransferase: MNIWTKLAMFSFFETDRLYLRPFFFSDSQDFREIASNPENLQFIFPTQASLEESQYALANYFMKSPLGVWAICDQKNQQMIGSIKFEKLDEIKKEAELGYFLRKDAWSQGFMTEVVRKICQLSFEEFGLKQLSIITHLENEASQRVALKSGFSLFRQFKGSDRYTRKMRDYLEFRYVKGEFNE, from the coding sequence ATGAATATTTGGACCAAATTAGCAATGTTTTCTTTTTTTGAAACGGATCGCTTGTATTTGCGTCCTTTCTTTTTTAGTGATAGTCAGGACTTCCGCGAGATAGCTTCAAATCCAGAAAATCTTCAATTTATTTTCCCAACGCAGGCAAGTCTGGAAGAAAGTCAATATGCACTGGCCAATTACTTTATGAAGTCCCCTTTGGGAGTGTGGGCAATTTGTGACCAGAAAAATCAACAAATGATTGGTTCTATTAAATTTGAGAAGTTAGATGAAATCAAAAAAGAAGCTGAGCTTGGCTATTTTTTGAGAAAAGATGCTTGGTCGCAAGGATTTATGACAGAGGTTGTTAGAAAAATTTGTCAGCTTTCTTTTGAGGAATTTGGCTTAAAACAATTATCTATCATTACCCACCTTGAAAATGAAGCTAGCCAAAGAGTTGCTCTTAAGTCTGGATTTAGTTTGTTCCGTCAGTTTAAGGGAAGTGATCGTTACACAAGAAAAATGCGGGATTATCTTGAATTTCGGTATGTAAAAGGAGAGTTCAATGAGTAA
- a CDS encoding UDP-N-acetylglucosamine 1-carboxyvinyltransferase: MRKIVINGGLPLQGEITISGAKNSVVALIPAIILADDVVTLDCVPDISDVASLVEIMELMGATVKRYDDVLEIDPRGVQNIPMPYGKINSLRASYYFYGSLLGRFGEATVGLPGGCDLGPRPIDLHLKAFEAMGATASYEGDNMKLSAKDTGLHGASIYMDTVSVGATINTMIAAVKANGRTIIENAAREPEIIDVATLLNNMGAHIRGAGTNIIIIDGVERLHGTRHQVIPDRIEAGTYISLAAAVGKGIRINNVLYEHLEGFIAKLEEMGVRMTVSEDSIFVEEQSNLKAINIKTAPYPGFATDLQQPLTPLLLRANGRGTIVDTIYEKRVNHVFELAKMDADISTTNGHILYTGGRDLRGASVKATDLRAGAALVIAGLMAEGKTEITNIEFILRGYSDIIEKLRNLGADIRLVED; encoded by the coding sequence ATGAGAAAAATTGTTATCAATGGTGGATTACCACTGCAAGGTGAAATTACTATTAGTGGTGCTAAAAATAGTGTTGTGGCCTTAATTCCAGCTATTATATTGGCTGATGATGTGGTGACTTTGGATTGTGTTCCAGATATTTCGGATGTAGCCAGTCTTGTCGAAATCATGGAATTGATGGGAGCTACTGTTAAGCGTTATGACGATGTATTGGAGATTGACCCAAGAGGTGTTCAAAATATTCCAATGCCTTATGGTAAAATTAACAGTCTTCGTGCATCTTACTATTTTTATGGGAGCCTCTTAGGCCGTTTTGGTGAAGCGACAGTTGGTCTACCGGGAGGATGTGATCTTGGTCCTCGTCCGATTGACTTACACCTTAAGGCGTTTGAAGCTATGGGTGCCACTGCTAGCTACGAGGGAGATAACATGAAGTTATCTGCTAAAGATACAGGACTTCATGGTGCAAGTATTTACATGGATACGGTTAGTGTGGGAGCAACGATTAATACGATGATTGCTGCGGTTAAAGCAAATGGTCGTACTATTATTGAAAATGCAGCCCGTGAACCTGAGATTATTGATGTAGCTACTCTCTTGAATAATATGGGTGCCCATATCCGTGGGGCAGGAACTAATATCATCATTATTGATGGTGTTGAAAGATTACATGGGACACGTCATCAGGTGATTCCAGACCGCATTGAAGCTGGAACATATATATCTTTAGCTGCTGCAGTTGGTAAAGGAATTCGTATAAATAATGTTCTTTACGAACACCTGGAAGGGTTTATTGCTAAGTTGGAAGAAATGGGAGTGAGAATGACTGTATCTGAAGACAGCATTTTTGTCGAGGAACAGTCTAATTTGAAAGCAATCAATATTAAGACAGCTCCTTACCCAGGCTTTGCAACTGATTTGCAACAACCGCTTACCCCTCTTTTACTAAGAGCGAATGGTCGTGGTACAATTGTCGATACGATTTACGAAAAACGTGTAAATCATGTTTTTGAACTAGCAAAGATGGATGCGGATATTTCGACAACAAATGGTCATATTTTGTACACGGGTGGACGTGATTTACGTGGGGCCAGTGTTAAAGCGACCGACTTAAGAGCTGGGGCTGCACTAGTCATTGCTGGGCTTATGGCTGAAGGTAAAACTGAAATTACCAATATCGAGTTTATCTTACGTGGTTATTCTGATATTATCGAAAAATTACGTAATTTAGGAGCGGATATTAGACTTGTTGAGGATTAA
- a CDS encoding ISL3 family transposase has translation MEQLHFITKLLDIKDPNIQILDIINKDTHKEIIAKLDYEAPSCPECGSQMKKYDFQKPSKIPYLETTGMPTRILLRKRRFKCYHCSKMMVAETSIVKKNHQIPRIINQKIAQKLIEKISMTDIAHQLSISTSTVIRKLNDFHFKHDFSCLPEIMSWDEYAFTKGKMSFIAQDFNNLNIITVLEGRTQAIIRNHFLRYDRVVRCRVKIITMDMFSPYYGLAKQLRFHIVQHLSRAMSRVRVQIMNQFHRKFHEYKAIKRYWKLIQQDSRKLSDKRFYRPTFRIHLTNKEILDKLLSYSQDLKHHYQLYQLLLFHFQNKEPEKFFGLIEDNLKQVHPIFQTVFKTFLKDKEKIVNALQLHYSNAKLEATNNLIKLIKRNAFGFRNFENFKKRIFIALNIKKERTKFVLSRA, from the coding sequence ATGGAACAATTACATTTTATCACAAAATTACTAGACATTAAAGACCCTAATATCCAGATTTTAGACATCATCAATAAGGATACACACAAGGAAATCATCGCCAAACTGGACTATGAAGCTCCATCTTGTCCTGAGTGCGGAAGTCAAATGAAGAAATATGACTTTCAAAAACCTTCTAAAATTCCTTATCTTGAAACAACTGGTATGCCTACTAGAATTCTCCTTAGAAAGCGTCGTTTCAAGTGCTATCATTGTTCTAAAATGATGGTCGCTGAAACTTCTATCGTCAAGAAGAATCACCAAATCCCTCGTATCATCAACCAAAAGATTGCTCAAAAGTTAATTGAAAAGATTTCTATGACTGATATTGCCCATCAGCTTTCCATCTCAACTTCAACTGTTATTCGTAAGCTCAATGATTTTCACTTTAAACATGATTTTTCTTGTCTTCCTGAGATTATGTCTTGGGATGAGTATGCTTTTACAAAGGGAAAGATGAGCTTCATTGCGCAAGATTTTAACAATCTCAATATCATCACTGTTCTTGAGGGAAGAACACAAGCTATCATTCGAAATCACTTTCTTCGCTACGATAGAGTTGTCCGATGTCGCGTCAAAATTATTACTATGGATATGTTTAGCCCTTACTATGGCTTGGCTAAACAGCTTCGCTTTCACATTGTACAACATCTTAGCCGTGCTATGAGTCGTGTGCGTGTTCAAATCATGAATCAGTTTCATCGAAAATTCCATGAATACAAGGCTATCAAGCGCTACTGGAAGCTCATACAACAGGATAGCCGTAAACTGAGTGATAAGCGATTTTATCGTCCTACTTTTCGTATACATTTAACCAATAAAGAGATTTTAGACAAGCTTTTGAGCTATTCACAAGACTTGAAACATCACTATCAGCTCTATCAACTCTTGCTTTTTCACTTCCAGAATAAGGAACCAGAGAAATTTTTCGGGCTTATTGAGGACAATCTTAAGCAGGTTCATCCTATTTTTCAGACTGTCTTTAAAACCTTCCTCAAAGATAAAGAAAAGATTGTCAACGCCCTTCAACTACACTATTCTAATGCCAAACTGGAAGCGACCAATAATCTCATCAAACTTATCAAGCGCAATGCCTTTGGTTTTCGAAACTTTGAAAACTTCAAAAAACGGATTTTTATCGCTCTGAATATCAAAAAAGAAAGGACAAAATTTGTCCTTTCTCGAGCTTAG
- the obgE gene encoding GTPase ObgE gives MSMFLDTAKIKVKAGNGGDGMVAFRREKYVPNGGPWGGDGGRGGNVVFVVDEGLRTLMDFRYNRHFKADSGEKGMTKGMHGRGAEDLRVRVPQGTTVRDAETGKVLTDLIEHGQEFIVAHAGRGGRGNIRFATPKNPAPEISENGEPGQERELQLELKILADVGLVGFPSVGKSTLLSVITSAKPKIGAYHFTTIVPNLGMVRTQSGESFAVADLPGLIEGASQGVGLGTQFLRHIERTRVILHIIDMSASEGRDPYEDYLAINKELESYNLRLMERPQIIVANKMDMPESQENLEEFKKKLAENYDEFEELPAIFPISGLTKQGLATLLDATAELLDKTPEFLLYDESDMEEEAYYGFDEEEKAFEISRDDDATWVLSGEKLMKLFNMTNFDRDESVMKFARQLRGMGVDEALRARGAKDGDLVRIGKFEFEFVD, from the coding sequence ATGAGTATGTTTTTAGATACAGCTAAGATTAAGGTCAAGGCTGGTAATGGTGGCGATGGTATGGTTGCCTTTCGTCGTGAAAAATATGTCCCTAATGGAGGCCCTTGGGGTGGTGATGGTGGTCGTGGAGGCAATGTGGTCTTCGTTGTAGACGAAGGACTACGTACCTTGATGGATTTCCGCTACAATCGTCATTTCAAGGCTGATTCTGGTGAAAAAGGGATGACCAAAGGGATGCATGGTCGTGGTGCTGAGGACCTTAGAGTTCGAGTACCACAAGGTACGACTGTTCGTGATGCGGAGACTGGCAAGGTTTTAACAGATTTGATTGAACATGGGCAAGAATTTATCGTTGCCCACGCTGGTCGTGGTGGACGTGGAAATATTCGTTTCGCGACACCAAAAAATCCTGCACCGGAAATCTCTGAAAATGGAGAACCAGGTCAGGAACGTGAGTTACAATTGGAACTAAAAATCTTGGCAGATGTCGGTTTAGTAGGATTCCCATCTGTAGGGAAGTCAACACTTTTAAGTGTTATTACCTCAGCTAAGCCTAAAATTGGTGCCTACCACTTTACCACTATTGTACCAAATTTAGGTATGGTTCGCACCCAATCAGGTGAATCCTTTGCAGTAGCCGACTTGCCAGGTTTGATTGAAGGGGCTAGTCAAGGTGTTGGTTTGGGAACTCAGTTCCTCCGTCATATCGAGCGTACACGTGTTATCCTTCACATCATTGATATGTCAGCTAGCGAAGGCCGTGATCCATATGAGGATTACCTAGCTATCAATAAAGAGCTGGAGTCTTACAATCTTCGCCTCATGGAGCGTCCACAGATTATTGTAGCTAATAAGATGGACATGCCTGAGAGTCAGGAAAATCTTGAAGAATTTAAGAAAAAATTGGCTGAAAATTATGATGAATTTGAAGAGTTACCAGCTATCTTCCCAATTTCTGGATTGACCAAGCAAGGTCTGGCAACACTTTTAGATGCTACAGCTGAATTGTTAGACAAGACACCAGAATTTTTGCTCTACGACGAGTCCGATATGGAAGAAGAAGCTTACTATGGATTTGACGAAGAAGAAAAAGCCTTTGAAATTAGTCGTGATGACGATGCGACATGGGTACTTTCTGGTGAAAAACTCATGAAACTCTTTAATATGACCAACTTTGATCGTGATGAATCTGTCATGAAATTTGCCCGTCAGCTTCGTGGTATGGGGGTTGATGAAGCCCTTCGTGCGCGTGGAGCTAAAGATGGGGATTTGGTCCGCATTGGTAAATTTGAGTTTGAATTTGTAGACTAG
- a CDS encoding DUF4044 domain-containing protein, with translation MAFGDNGNRKKTMFEKITLFIVIIMLVASLLGIFATAIGALSNL, from the coding sequence ATGGCATTTGGAGATAATGGAAATCGTAAAAAAACTATGTTTGAGAAAATAACCTTGTTTATCGTGATTATCATGCTAGTAGCAAGTTTATTGGGAATTTTTGCAACTGCAATTGGTGCCCTCAGTAATCTATAA
- a CDS encoding PspC domain-containing protein, producing the protein MRSGRDKKIAGVCAGVAHYLDMDPTIVRVIWGVLTCCYGAGIVAYIILWIIAPVATDY; encoded by the coding sequence ATGAGAAGCGGTCGTGATAAAAAGATTGCGGGTGTTTGTGCTGGGGTGGCCCATTATCTGGATATGGATCCGACTATCGTTCGAGTCATTTGGGGTGTTCTTACTTGCTGTTACGGAGCTGGAATTGTAGCTTACATTATTTTATGGATTATCGCACCAGTAGCAACTGACTATTGA
- a CDS encoding glycosyltransferase family 4 protein, whose amino-acid sequence MRIGLFTDTYFPQVSGVATSIRTLKTELEKQGHAVFIFTTTDKDVNRYEDWQIIRIPSVPFFAFKDRRFAYRGFSKALEIAKQYQLDIIHTQTEFSLGLLGIWIARELKIPVIHTYHTQYEDYVHYIAKGMLIRPSMVKYLVRGFLHDVDGVICPSEIVRDLLSDYKVKVEKRVIPTGIELAKFERPEIKQENLKELRSKLGIQDGEKTLLSLSRISYEKNIQAVLAAFADVLKEEDKVKLVVAGDGPYLNDLKEQAQNLEIQDSVIFTGMIAPSETALYYKAADFFISASTSETQGLTYLESLASGTPVIAHGNPYLNNLISDKMFGTLYYGEHDLAGAILEALIATPDMNEHTLSEKLYEISAENFGKRVHEFYLDAIISNNFQKDLAKDDTVSQRIFKTVLYLPQQVVAVPVKGSRRMLKASKTQLISMRDYWKDHEE is encoded by the coding sequence CTATTTTCCTCAGGTTTCTGGTGTTGCGACCAGTATTCGAACCTTGAAAACAGAACTTGAAAAGCAGGGACATGCTGTTTTTATCTTTACGACGACAGATAAGGATGTCAATCGCTACGAAGATTGGCAAATTATCCGCATTCCAAGTGTTCCTTTCTTTGCTTTTAAGGATCGTCGCTTTGCCTACCGAGGTTTTAGCAAGGCACTTGAAATTGCTAAACAGTATCAGCTAGATATTATCCATACTCAGACAGAATTTTCTCTTGGCCTGTTGGGGATTTGGATTGCGCGTGAATTGAAAATTCCAGTCATCCATACCTATCACACCCAGTATGAAGACTATGTCCATTATATTGCTAAGGGGATGTTGATCCGGCCGAGTATGGTCAAGTATCTGGTTAGAGGTTTCCTGCATGATGTGGATGGGGTTATTTGTCCTAGTGAGATTGTCCGTGACTTGCTATCTGATTATAAGGTCAAGGTTGAAAAACGGGTCATTCCTACTGGGATTGAATTAGCCAAGTTTGAGCGTCCGGAAATCAAGCAGGAAAATTTGAAAGAACTGCGTAGTAAACTAGGGATTCAAGATGGTGAAAAGACGTTGCTTAGTCTTTCGAGAATCTCCTATGAAAAAAATATTCAAGCAGTTTTAGCAGCCTTTGCTGATGTTCTGAAAGAGGAAGACAAGGTTAAACTGGTAGTAGCTGGGGATGGCCCTTATCTGAATGACCTCAAAGAGCAAGCTCAGAACCTAGAGATTCAAGACTCAGTCATCTTTACAGGGATGATTGCTCCTAGTGAGACGGCTCTTTACTATAAAGCGGCGGATTTCTTCATTTCGGCATCGACAAGCGAAACGCAAGGTTTGACCTACTTGGAAAGCTTAGCCAGTGGAACACCTGTCATTGCTCACGGAAATCCTTATTTGAACAACCTCATCAGTGATAAAATGTTTGGAACCTTGTACTATGGAGAACATGATTTGGCTGGTGCTATTTTGGAAGCCCTGATTGCAACACCAGACATGAACGAGCATACCTTATCAGAGAAATTGTATGAGATTTCAGCGGAGAACTTTGGGAAACGAGTGCATGAGTTTTATCTGGATGCTATTATTTCAAATAACTTCCAGAAAGATTTGGCTAAAGATGATACGGTCAGTCAGCGTATCTTTAAGACAGTTTTGTATCTTCCGCAACAGGTGGTTGCTGTACCTGTAAAAGGTTCTAGACGCATGTTGAAGGCTTCAAAAACACAGTTGATCAGTATGAGAGACTATTGGAAAGACCATGAAGAATAG